A section of the Thermococcus sp. 21S7 genome encodes:
- a CDS encoding IS607 family transposase — protein sequence MRLYRTGKASQLLGISKPTLIRKIKSGEIKAYRVGKEYRVPESEIKRILEGKIPDKVVIYARVSSRDQKEDLERQVEYLKNYSSSKGYQVAKIITDISSGLNENRKGLKQLFKLVESGEVTKVIITYRDRLTRFGFKYLEQYFNSHGVEIEVIFDDEEKTPEKELVEDLLAIVTSFAGKLYGARSHKKKRLVEAVKNALRDD from the coding sequence ATGAGGCTTTATCGGACGGGCAAGGCCTCACAACTCTTAGGCATCAGCAAGCCGACACTAATTAGGAAAATAAAATCCGGCGAGATTAAGGCGTATCGGGTTGGCAAAGAATACCGAGTTCCAGAAAGCGAAATTAAGAGGATTCTTGAGGGCAAAATCCCTGATAAGGTCGTGATTTACGCAAGAGTTTCAAGCAGAGACCAGAAGGAAGACTTAGAAAGACAAGTTGAATACCTTAAGAATTACTCCTCATCCAAAGGCTACCAAGTGGCCAAAATCATTACGGACATTTCTTCCGGATTGAACGAGAACAGGAAGGGATTAAAACAGCTCTTCAAACTCGTCGAGAGCGGAGAAGTTACTAAAGTCATCATAACTTACCGGGACAGGCTCACCCGCTTCGGCTTCAAATACCTCGAACAATACTTCAACTCACACGGCGTTGAGATTGAAGTAATCTTCGACGATGAGGAGAAAACACCAGAAAAAGAACTTGTTGAGGACTTATTAGCCATCGTAACCTCCTTCGCTGGAAAGCTTTACGGGGCTCGTTCTCATAAGAAAAAACGCCTCGTTGAGGCGGTAAAGAATGCCCTCAGAGACGATTAA
- a CDS encoding RNA-guided endonuclease TnpB family protein, whose translation MPSETIKLTAKFKLKGTPEGLDGLFQTYREIVNFLITHAFENNVTSFYRLKKETYKSLRKEYPELPSHYLYTGCQMATAIFKSFRKRRKKGKANGKPVFKKEVIMLDDHLFKLDLENKTVKLSTPRGRIQLEFYPAKYHERFKDWKIGQAWLVRTPKGTFLNVAFSREVEVKEPKAFVGVDLNENNVTLSLPNGEFLQIITHEREIRTSYFVKRRRIQRKIRTGKKRKELLEKYGRREKNRLNDLYHKLANKIIELAEKYGGIALEDLTEIRESIRYSAELNGRLHRWSFRKFQSLIEYKAKLKSVMVVFVNPAHTSSLCPVCGGKLSPNGGRVLKCLNCGFEADRDVVGSWNIRLRALKMWGVTVPPESPTMKMRAGKVIRNDVYKLYTSYG comes from the coding sequence ATGCCCTCAGAGACGATTAAACTCACGGCAAAATTCAAACTCAAGGGAACACCCGAAGGATTAGATGGGCTTTTCCAGACTTACCGGGAAATCGTGAACTTTCTCATCACTCACGCTTTTGAGAACAATGTAACCAGCTTTTACCGGCTGAAAAAGGAGACTTACAAGAGCCTCCGGAAAGAGTATCCAGAACTACCGAGTCACTACCTTTACACGGGTTGTCAGATGGCGACGGCAATATTCAAAAGCTTTAGGAAGCGGAGAAAGAAGGGTAAAGCCAATGGAAAGCCTGTTTTTAAGAAAGAAGTCATAATGCTGGACGATCACCTGTTCAAACTTGATTTGGAAAATAAAACCGTGAAACTCTCCACTCCCAGGGGACGAATCCAGTTAGAGTTTTACCCGGCCAAATACCATGAGCGGTTCAAGGACTGGAAGATTGGCCAAGCGTGGTTAGTGAGAACTCCAAAAGGAACTTTTCTCAATGTTGCCTTCTCAAGGGAAGTTGAGGTTAAAGAGCCTAAAGCCTTTGTTGGAGTTGATTTGAACGAGAACAACGTTACGCTTTCACTCCCAAATGGAGAGTTCCTCCAAATCATCACTCACGAGCGGGAGATTAGGACGAGTTATTTCGTGAAGAGGAGAAGAATCCAGCGGAAGATTAGGACTGGAAAGAAGAGGAAAGAACTCCTTGAAAAATACGGGCGGAGGGAGAAGAACAGGCTTAACGACCTTTATCACAAGCTCGCCAACAAAATCATCGAGTTAGCAGAGAAATACGGTGGGATTGCTTTAGAGGATTTAACGGAAATCAGGGAGTCAATCAGGTATTCTGCTGAGCTGAATGGTCGCCTTCACCGTTGGAGTTTTAGGAAGTTTCAATCACTCATCGAATACAAGGCGAAGTTGAAGAGTGTTATGGTTGTTTTTGTGAATCCTGCTCATACTTCCTCCCTGTGCCCGGTATGTGGGGGTAAGTTAAGCCCGAATGGGGGCAGGGTTTTGAAGTGTTTGAATTGTGGGTTTGAGGCTGACAGGGATGTTGTTGGGAGTTGGAATATTCGTTTGAGGGCCTTGAAGATGTGGGGAGTCACCGTTCCCCCCGAAAGCCCCACGATGAAGATGAGAGCGGGGAAGGTTATCCGTAACGACGTTTACAAACTTTACACAAGTTACGGCTAA
- a CDS encoding DUF257 family protein, which produces MESEASIYLRRYEEASTKAFSGLESAINAVIGLEKLFAFVDSYRNFYEIISSIDRFLGNRKRKAFYLLDRNICERIPINPLPELEKIASTFLDVRFDGNRLIGRIRKSPDIRMTGWEIEVSVEAII; this is translated from the coding sequence GTGGAGAGCGAGGCCTCAATCTACCTGCGCAGGTATGAGGAAGCCAGTACTAAGGCTTTCTCTGGCCTGGAGAGCGCCATAAATGCCGTAATCGGGCTGGAAAAGCTCTTCGCTTTTGTTGACAGCTACCGCAACTTCTATGAGATAATCTCCAGCATAGACCGGTTCCTCGGAAACCGGAAGAGAAAAGCGTTCTACCTGCTCGACAGGAACATCTGTGAGAGGATTCCCATCAATCCCCTGCCCGAGCTGGAGAAGATTGCGAGCACCTTCCTGGACGTCAGGTTCGACGGCAACAGGCTGATCGGGAGGATACGCAAATCCCCGGACATAAGGATGACGGGATGGGAGATAGAGGTTTCGGTTGAGGCCATCATCTGA
- a CDS encoding amidohydrolase family protein encodes MKRAFINGNVYVSFRPVRRVEAFLTVDGKIAMLGSTEEILKAAEVLNAEITDLRGGTVLPAFIDSHMHLDELGEYLGMLDLRGVRSIEELKERLRRFAEKKDGWLRGHGWDQELFEEKRWPTRHDLDEVVSDRPVMLSRVCLHAAVLNTKALEETGLIDWDSEDVLRDENGEPTGIVKEEAFSFAVGKFREMITDEEYRAYMLKASEYALSRGITAVGFVSVGERALKVLSALDAEGLLNLRVKVYLNPGENLEVLESLKRLGVKRGFGGKRLKIGGIKVLADGSLGARTAWLSGPYSDAETSGHPNVTKEWLELVAGKTHKAGLQMAVHAIGDATMDMVLDVYESIGNAERAGHRIEHASITRPDQIERIKKLGIRLALQPHFVMTDWWVVERVGEERAGWIYPFRSIARAGIPFGLSTDSPVEPLDPWETVYAAVTRGKYEGVPLAALTEDETLTLEETLHAYTAGSAEVLMEDDLGSLEEGKLADFILVSDDPFEVDEKKLREIKVLETYLGGKRVFKAL; translated from the coding sequence TTGAAACGTGCTTTTATAAACGGGAACGTCTACGTCTCATTCCGTCCCGTCAGGCGCGTTGAGGCGTTTTTAACGGTGGACGGAAAAATTGCAATGCTCGGGAGCACGGAGGAAATCCTCAAGGCCGCCGAAGTTCTGAACGCTGAGATAACTGACCTCCGCGGGGGAACGGTTCTGCCGGCCTTCATAGACTCCCACATGCACCTCGACGAGCTCGGGGAGTACCTCGGCATGCTCGACCTCCGGGGAGTGCGGAGCATCGAGGAGCTGAAGGAAAGGCTTAGAAGGTTTGCTGAGAAAAAGGATGGCTGGCTCCGCGGCCACGGCTGGGACCAGGAGCTCTTCGAGGAAAAGCGCTGGCCCACGAGGCACGATCTGGACGAGGTCGTGAGCGACAGGCCGGTCATGCTCTCCCGCGTCTGTCTCCACGCTGCCGTTCTGAACACCAAGGCCCTTGAGGAGACGGGACTAATCGACTGGGATTCGGAGGACGTTCTCAGGGATGAAAACGGGGAACCCACAGGCATCGTGAAGGAGGAGGCCTTCAGCTTCGCGGTCGGGAAGTTCAGGGAGATGATAACCGACGAGGAGTACAGGGCGTACATGCTCAAGGCTTCCGAATACGCCCTGTCGAGGGGAATAACCGCGGTGGGCTTCGTCAGCGTTGGTGAGAGGGCCCTGAAGGTTCTGAGCGCCCTTGACGCGGAGGGTCTGCTGAATCTCCGGGTGAAGGTCTACCTGAATCCAGGTGAGAATCTTGAGGTTCTTGAATCGCTCAAAAGGCTCGGTGTAAAGCGCGGTTTCGGTGGGAAGAGACTGAAAATCGGGGGGATAAAGGTTCTCGCCGACGGCTCCCTCGGCGCAAGGACTGCCTGGCTCTCGGGGCCATACAGCGACGCGGAAACGAGTGGACATCCCAACGTGACGAAGGAGTGGCTTGAGCTGGTGGCTGGGAAAACCCACAAGGCTGGGCTCCAGATGGCCGTTCACGCGATAGGCGACGCAACGATGGACATGGTCCTCGACGTTTACGAATCCATTGGAAACGCCGAAAGGGCAGGCCACAGGATAGAACACGCCTCGATCACACGGCCGGATCAGATAGAGAGGATAAAGAAGCTCGGAATCCGTCTTGCGCTCCAGCCGCACTTCGTCATGACCGACTGGTGGGTAGTTGAGCGCGTTGGAGAGGAGCGCGCGGGGTGGATCTACCCCTTCAGGAGCATTGCCAGGGCAGGAATACCCTTCGGGCTCAGCACGGACTCCCCGGTGGAGCCCCTCGATCCCTGGGAAACAGTCTACGCCGCGGTAACGCGCGGGAAGTATGAAGGCGTTCCCCTCGCGGCGCTAACAGAGGACGAGACGCTGACGCTCGAAGAGACGCTCCACGCGTACACCGCAGGTTCCGCGGAGGTCCTCATGGAAGATGACCTTGGAAGCCTCGAAGAGGGCAAGCTCGCGGACTTCATACTCGTCAGTGATGACCCGTTTGAGGTAGATGAAAAGAAGCTGAGGGAAATAAAGGTGCTGGAAACGTACCTCGGAGGAAAAAGGGTCTTCAAAGCCTTATAA
- a CDS encoding Xaa-Pro peptidase family protein, which translates to MRLQKLVSLMKERNFDGALISPGTNLYYLTGLKIHEAGERLTVLIVSADGEYRLLAPSLYENVVRNFPVTFWRDGENPYDKLAWILAELHLSDGRLLVEDTMRADWLMNIIRLGPFEFYPLSSLVRELRMVKDKGEIEAMKHAAKAADRVFEEILSWDLAGMRERELALKIELTLRELSDGISFEPIVAGGENAANPHHEPGNRRLRKGDMVILDYGAKWKGYCSDITRTIALGSPNERLVEIYEVVKEAQERAYRTVRAGIMAKDVDGAARETIAKAGYGEYFTHRTGHGLGLDVHEEPYIGPNGEVVLENGMTFTIEPGIYIPGLGGVRIEDDVVVHDGKGKRLTRAERELIRL; encoded by the coding sequence ATGCGCCTTCAAAAACTCGTATCCCTCATGAAGGAAAGGAACTTCGACGGTGCTCTAATAAGCCCCGGGACAAACCTCTACTACCTTACGGGGCTGAAGATACACGAAGCGGGCGAGAGGCTCACGGTGCTGATTGTAAGCGCTGACGGTGAGTACAGGCTTCTAGCCCCGAGCCTCTACGAGAACGTGGTCAGGAACTTTCCGGTTACGTTCTGGCGCGATGGGGAGAACCCCTACGACAAGCTCGCATGGATTTTAGCGGAACTCCACCTCTCAGACGGCAGGCTCCTGGTAGAGGACACGATGCGCGCCGACTGGCTGATGAACATCATAAGGCTCGGCCCCTTCGAGTTCTATCCCCTGAGCTCGCTCGTCAGGGAGCTCCGCATGGTGAAGGACAAAGGGGAGATTGAGGCCATGAAGCACGCTGCCAAGGCCGCGGACCGGGTTTTTGAAGAGATCCTGAGCTGGGACCTTGCGGGAATGCGGGAGCGGGAGCTTGCTCTGAAGATAGAGCTGACATTGAGAGAGCTCAGCGATGGAATCTCCTTCGAGCCGATAGTGGCGGGCGGTGAGAACGCGGCCAATCCGCACCACGAGCCGGGAAACAGAAGGCTCAGGAAGGGGGACATGGTGATACTCGACTACGGGGCCAAGTGGAAGGGCTACTGCTCCGACATAACGAGGACGATAGCCCTCGGAAGTCCGAACGAGAGGCTCGTGGAGATCTACGAGGTGGTTAAAGAGGCCCAGGAGAGGGCCTACCGGACGGTGAGAGCGGGGATAATGGCAAAGGATGTCGATGGGGCCGCGAGGGAGACGATAGCAAAAGCCGGCTACGGCGAGTACTTCACCCACAGGACCGGGCACGGCCTTGGACTGGACGTCCACGAGGAGCCCTACATAGGGCCCAATGGGGAGGTCGTCCTCGAAAACGGCATGACCTTCACGATAGAGCCCGGAATCTACATTCCCGGCCTCGGAGGGGTTCGCATAGAGGACGACGTCGTCGTTCATGATGGAAAAGGAAAGAGGCTGACAAGGGCAGAGAGGGAGCTTATAAGGCTTTGA
- a CDS encoding 50S ribosomal protein L15e — protein sequence MGMYKYIREAWKSPKKSYVGELLKVRMIKWRREPVVVRIERPTRLDRARSLGYQAKQGYVMVRVRVRKGGRKRPRWKGGRKPSKMGMVKYSPKKSLQWIAEEKAARKFPNLEVLNSYWVGEDGMYRWFEVIMVDPHHPVIKADPKINWIAGKAHKGRVFRGLTSAGRKSRGLRNKGKGAEKVRPSIRANKGKGK from the coding sequence ATGGGAATGTACAAGTACATTAGGGAAGCCTGGAAGAGCCCCAAGAAGAGCTACGTTGGGGAGCTTCTCAAGGTCAGGATGATAAAGTGGCGCCGTGAGCCTGTTGTCGTTAGGATTGAGAGGCCGACCAGGCTCGACAGGGCCAGGAGCCTCGGCTACCAGGCCAAGCAGGGCTATGTCATGGTTCGCGTTCGCGTGAGAAAGGGCGGAAGGAAGAGACCCAGGTGGAAAGGCGGAAGGAAGCCGAGCAAGATGGGTATGGTCAAGTACAGCCCGAAGAAGAGCCTCCAGTGGATAGCCGAGGAGAAGGCCGCTCGCAAGTTCCCGAACCTTGAGGTCCTCAACAGCTACTGGGTCGGCGAGGACGGAATGTACAGGTGGTTTGAGGTCATAATGGTCGACCCGCACCACCCGGTCATCAAGGCTGACCCCAAGATCAACTGGATAGCCGGAAAGGCCCACAAGGGTCGCGTCTTCCGCGGACTCACCAGCGCCGGCAGGAAGAGCCGCGGCCTGAGGAACAAGGGCAAGGGCGCCGAGAAGGTCAGGCCCAGCATAAGGGCCAACAAGGGCAAGGGCAAGTGA
- a CDS encoding DUF4855 domain-containing protein, which translates to MEHTDIKTLDGYFKYIFAQSGYYFRKTLNLKEWFTNFEDFRNKYSLNNLYMEMECDNGVKSSEELRTRACKYVQYAKNFPHRAYYFDADVENLRLVKEQCPDYI; encoded by the coding sequence TTGGAGCACACGGATATTAAAACCTTGGATGGGTACTTCAAATACATATTCGCTCAGTCAGGTTACTACTTTAGGAAGACTCTGAACCTTAAGGAATGGTTCACTAATTTTGAGGATTTCAGGAATAAATACAGCCTCAACAACCTCTACATGGAGATGGAGTGCGACAATGGGGTTAAAAGTTCAGAGGAATTAAGAACCCGGGCATGTAAATATGTACAGTACGCCAAGAACTTCCCGCACAGGGCGTACTACTTTGATGCCGACGTGGAGAACCTGAGGCTCGTGAAAGAACAATGTCCGGATTACATTTGA